In Trichomycterus rosablanca isolate fTriRos1 chromosome 20, fTriRos1.hap1, whole genome shotgun sequence, one DNA window encodes the following:
- the il15l gene encoding interleukin 15, like: protein MNRTHLHCSMKFTVLLFYFIVVLLRQTKCTSVCSKETIGIVQLLQNNSSNMKLYDGELYTPTVSDYMNCSMSTLNCFAKEINVFIIETDQKGHGASLPTV from the exons ATGAACAGGACACATCTGCACTGTTCCATGAAGTTTACAGTCctacttttttatttcatcGTTGTGCTTTTGAGACAAACCAAGTGCACTTCAGTATGCAGTAAGGAGACTATTGGAATTGTGCAGCTCCTACAGAACAACTCGTCCAACATG AAATTATATGATGGTGAGCTATACACACCAACAGTAAGTGATTATATG AACTGCTCCATGTCCACACTTAATTGCTTTGCTAAGGAGATCAACGTGTTTATTATTGAGACTGACCAAAAAG GACATGGAGCATCCTTGCCCACAGTGTGA